One window of the Triticum dicoccoides isolate Atlit2015 ecotype Zavitan chromosome 3B, WEW_v2.0, whole genome shotgun sequence genome contains the following:
- the LOC119274409 gene encoding cysteine-rich receptor-like protein kinase 6, translating to MDIHRRSVCTAAVELLLLLSFSSFPKPSASSAARAELVTWKCDNGTYYGENSTYQSNVRTLLASLAANASRSLFPVGFATAVVGPSPDMVWGLGLCRGDTTNGTECASSCLDLAPEVAFGRCMGVKDVSIFYDRCTVRYSFRDFLTSPDNRQVQVWGASDDSVAPRDTGRFDALVASLVGALSDWAAFNTTTRYASGVMVSDQGFPTTPSKDLVHRINGLVQCTPDQAPGQCRECLQGLIDEMPAVFNGSVGGRILAVWCNLRFEVHEFYDGSPMLNLTAP from the coding sequence ATGGACATACACCGCCGCTCCGTATGCACTGCCGCCGTCGAGCTACTATTATTATTATCATTTTCCAGCTTCCCAAAGCCGTCCGCCAGCTCCGCCGCCAGAGCCGAGCTCGTCACCTGGAAGTGCGACAACGGCACGTACTACGGGGAGAACTCCACCTACCAGTCCAACGTCCGCACCCTCCTCGCGTCCCTCGCCGCCAACGCCTCCCGCTCGTTATTCCCGGTGGGCTTCGCCACCGCCGTCGTGGGCCCAAGCCCCGACATGGTGTGGGGTCTGGGGCTCTGCCGCGGGGACACCACCAACGGCACCGAGTGCGCGTCCTCCTGCCTCGACCTCGCGCCGGAGGTCGCGTTCGGCAGGTGCATGGGCGTCAAGGACGTGTCCATCTTCTACGACCGCTGCACCGTCCGCTACTCTTTCCGGGACTTCCTCACCAGCCCGGACAACCGGCAGGTGCAGGTCTGGGGAGCCAGCGACGACTCCGTCGCCCCCCGGGACACCGGCCGGTTCGACGCGCTCGTAGCGAGCCTCGTCGGCGCGCTCTCCGACTGGGCGGCGTTCAACACGACGACCAGGTACGCCTCCGGGGTCATGGTCTCCGACCAGGGCTTCCCGACCACCCCCAGCAAGGACTTGGTGCACAGGATCAACGGCCTTGTGCAGTGCACGCCGGACCAGGCGCCGGGCCAGTGCCGCGAGTGCCTCCAGGGGCTCATCGACGAGATGCCGGCGGTGTTCAACGGCAGCGTTGGAGGGCGGATCCTCGCGGTATGGTGCAACCTCAGGTTCGAGGTGCACGAGTTCTACGACGGCAGCCCCATGCTGAACCTCACCGCCCCGTAG